Part of the Musa acuminata AAA Group cultivar baxijiao chromosome BXJ2-7, Cavendish_Baxijiao_AAA, whole genome shotgun sequence genome is shown below.
AAGGGATGTGCTTCTTCCTTGGCGGAGTTACCATGGAAATACTCGGTTATCTCCTTCACCAGAGACAGTGCCACACTCTCTTGAGCCTGCACTTTTATAATGTCATCCTCTGCCCTCGTTAGAAACCGGTCCATGGCGTCATGGAATCTCTGGCTGTCGTCCTTAGAGTCAGATGCTTTATTCAATCTCAACACCTCATTGATCTTCCCGATCCCTCCAGCGAGCTTAGAGACGTAGCTGCTGAGTATGTCAGAATCCATTGCAGCTGCCTTCTTAACATTGCTGAGTTCACCTCCTAAGCCGGCGACGACTCGGAGACCAAGCTTTCTGCACTCGAGGCCATCTTGTAGAGTGTTGGTTTGAGTTTTGGCAGCCGAATTATCGGTGGCAGAAAGACGGGAACCTTCTGCTCTAATAATCTCCTGGACGACAAAGTGCAGAAGTGTAGTCTTGCCATCAGTGCCTTTGACATCGACTAGCTTAAGCAACGTGTCAAGCTTGAAAGCATGTGCATCGCCTCGATTTGTACCGACATTCATTCGGTTCCCAGTCTTCAGTACAGCCTCTAGAAGCTTGATGAACAACCTGCTGCTCCTCAGCTCTTCACAGGCAGCCTGCTAATTGCAAATCTAGTTAAAAGGCCAGAAGATGACTTTATTATATAAAACACAAGAAGTTAATTAACATTCTGCATCAGTAACTATGATATTTGTTTTAGCTGTTAGCTTATAAAGCGATAATAATGTAGTGCTTATGGAATTTATAATATGGCAGGTGTGACGAAACTAAATGAAAGATCAGAAATGAGTTTTTTCCTCTGTTACAGGCAGATGAAATAGACAGTGAAGTGAAGAACAAGCTCCAAGTAAATGGAAGCCGGTTTACATTGAAAATAAACCTAAATGGCGATACAAGCTGGGAAGTCATGCATATTTCAGTTGCAAAACACTGATCTAGTTATTAATCAAGCAGGCCATATTTTGTTACTAGTTATTCTACAAAGCAAACTACATAGATTTGTATGGAATTTTCAGTTATATTTTTCCAAGCAACTCCTGGACTTAAAGACATTTAAAGAGTCAAACAAGATATAGGTTTCAAGATTTTATTATTGGAAGTATATGTCATACGGAATAATAGCTTCCTTAGATTTAATCCCATGTTTCATCAATCATGTTAACGAATTGTATCATATGAACATCTAGCAGCAGCTACTTTACTGGAGGAAAGAAACAACCATGAGATTTTAGTAGCTTACCTCCAGAGTTTCAAAGGACTTCTTAAGAAAATTGACCTCTGAATCAAAATTGGCAATGTAAAGCATTGCGTCAAGTCTTTTAAATGCAAATGGTACATCCAGCAATGCTTTAAGAAACTTCTCCGCTGGGCCAAGCTTGAATGGGGAATCATCTTTGTATTCTTTCAATTTGtgctcttcttctttgctaggaGCCATCTTTAGTAAGGTCTCCAGCAGTTCAGTTCCTAAGCTATCAGCATTACCTGCTTTCAGCAATTACGATTAtaaacaaaatgaaaaaggtgttaAAACATGGGATAACAAACAAGCAACACACAACACCCTGAAATTCTGATTGAGAGCTGTTGCCAATTAATGGGGTCAAAAAGACTCCAAGGAAGATGCTAATGACAAAGTTAATTCTCTGACCTTTTGTATCAGGATACAAATGCACTTATTCTTGCTAGATGACCAAATGAAAGGAAACAAAGTTGAAACACGGATGGTTCAAATCTTCAAGTTGCTTGCATTGAGTTCACCCAAAGTAAGAGTGCATCAGATATAAAATGCACCAAGTATCTCAGAGAACAATGATTTAGAACaggaaaacatgcataattttatgttcGATCATAAGACTACTTGTAACCGGAGGTTTTAACATctttatcttatgttgaactaatTGTCATCTCTCTCTGTATCTACCTATTCAGCAACCAAGGTATCTGCATAGGCATGGTTGAGCCCAAGGTTCGCTGTATCATGGCATACTGTGCGGTATAAACGGTATGTATTGATCCGATAGGCAGTACATATTAGTTTATTAGTATATTCTATCATACCATGTGTTAGTATATTGGTATGGTTTGGTATGTACCGTACCAATGGCCAGTCGATACACTAGTACAGACCGGTAAAATGACCTATGGTTGAGCCCAAGCCAAATCTACATACAGAAAATGATTTATTACTCTTAAGAACACAGAGATGTTATTTATATGAGTTTCAGCACATAGTGAAACTTGCTCCACGGATTAATTCTGAGGCTTTTATTGACATGAAAGGATGTTATCCTAAAAAGTTTCTTTGATCACAGATTAAGATGAGCTTTTGGTCATGGATTCTACACAGAGATTCTTGTCTCATTAGTCTTTATATATGATTGGGTGAGATCCTCTTAGCATCAAAAGATGGATCTTTCTGCTTAAAGCTGTTACTTCATCcgatactttgaagaaattagtatGCCTGATAATGGCAACACACTAAAAGTGTCGATATGATTGACCACAACAGGAAAAAATAGGCATCCATGCTACATCAATGTAAGAACTTAAAATGTAAATGTAGTTTTTCTTTTAGAAGGCactgattcactcttttaagaaaTGGTGGACAGCTTTGTCAGCATACTTAATGTACATCTACTGCAACTAATCAAAATCAAAGTTAACTAAATTTATGTTCTTTTCCTGAAATAGGGATGCACAGGCATCAACAAGTGATGCTTTCTCAATACAAATATGGTACAGTTGTGAACACTATGACATCTGAATGGATCGTTCTTGAGAACATTGGCCGAGACACTAACGAGGAACAAGAACTTGATAGAATACTACATATGCTGACAATCATACTTGCACAGTAAGGACCAATTCAGgcaaaaaaaaaggggaatattAGCATCAGAAGTCATATGCTGCTGAAGAACAACAGATGTAGAGACCAAATTTAAATTAAGGTTAAATATTTCACCTTCCAGTAGCGCTTCACAGACTTCCTCCTTGGTCACATTCAATGCCCTCAGTAGAATAGCAATGTTTTGCGACTTCTTTGGATCGAGCACCTTGTTCTCTTGAGTCGGCAATGGAAGGACCTGCCACTTGGTGgtctccttaggttttgcatttgtTGCCTTGGAAATAAACAGAGTCTCGATCATTTCCTCGTTCACCCTGCAGATTCATCAATTCTACAACtcagtgaaaaggaaaaagatggaacatggaatAACTCTGTTCAGAATCTCACTGGAAGGAGCTGGATTTCAACTGATCCCACACCATTGCTCGGTTTGAGCTCGCCTGAACCTTATCCCAGTGTAAAGGCTTCAACTTTGGCCGAGGCGTATCCTCTGTCTTCTCCATTTCATCCGAATTCTCCCTCGGATATGTGGTGTAGTCCACCGCCGAGGAAGTCTTCACTCCAACTGGTAGGTGTTTTCCCTGTGGCTTTCGAACCTGGCTCTCCCAGTATCcaactggtggtggtggtgggggtgGAGGCGGTGGCGGCGGAGGCTGTCTCTGTGGTATTCCTGGCTGCTTGCTGACAACAAATGGATTGCCAGAGAAGTGCCCAGCTGTCATGGACGGCCTCAGACTTTGTCCCGCCAGATCAGAAATTTCCACCTTTCTTTCAGATTCTTTCTGCGCCGGGGAAGAAGGTGGCGAAGGCGACGGGGGTTTCCGCTTAGGAGGTGACGGTGTTAGAGGCCGAAGGGGAGGCGGCGGGGGAGGTGGTGGAGGCGGTGGTGGAGACGCGAATACAAGACTTTCCGCCCGACTCCTTTCAGATCTGGACTTCAAAGATCTGCCGCTCGAATGGCCGGGGCTGGATCCGGCGCGACACGATGAAGCCACCGGCGATGACGGAGGGGATGAGGCCACGATCGACGACGGGTACGACGGCGTGCTCAGCGTCGAATTCCGAGACCCACATTTTTCTACTGCCGCCGGATACGTCCGCCGGGAGCTCGACAACCGCTCGCCCGCCAGCCTTCCAGAGCTTCCCTTCTCCGTCGACGACAACCGCGGCGAATAGAACTCCTCCGACGACGAGCCCCCCATCTCCCCTTTTTCATGCCCATGCCGGAACTGACGCGGCAGCGGGGGGAGCGGCAGGAGCTCCGGCGACCCCAGCTTCGGGTCGAGCGATCCGCTTAACGGGTCCGCAGCGAGGTGGCCACCATCTTCGCCGTAGACGCCGCGGCGGGCGTCAACGAGGGTCCCGGGGTAGAGGAATTCGGATGACGCAGCTGCGGAAGGGGACAGCTTGGGGTCGCCGCCGTCGGAAGCGGCGGAGTCGGCGGGGAAGAGGCGGTCGGAGTCGGAGCGGGCGTCGTCCTTGTCGGAGTAATGCCCGCGGAGAAGACGCCGGCGACGTCGGCGAAGGAAGAGCACGGCGGCGGCGGCAAGGAGACCAAGggcgaggagggggaggaggacggCGGCGACGACCGCAGAGCTATGGCGGGGGGGAGGGGCGGAGCGGGAGCCTGGAAAGGTGAGGGAGGATATGTTGGCGGGGAAGGTGGGATGCCCGGAGGCGGGcgtgggtggcggcggcggcgggggcggggTGGAGGGGTAGAACGGGAAGAAGGGGGTGGCCGAGGAGGGGTATTTTGGGAAGCCGGAAGGTGACTCCGCCGGAGGAGTGGAAGGAAGCGGGAAAAAAGGAACGTGGAGTGCTCTTCTGCTGTGCATGGGAACGGGCGGTGATGTTGCTGCTGGCGTTGCTGATGATGAAGTGGATGGCACTGATGGCATTGTGGTGAGAGAATTgggagaaagagaaggaagaagaagtgaAGCAAAAGCAAGGAAGAATCGTGGGAAGTAAGAAGACAGGAGGAGTGCTTTGTGTATGACTTTTGCCTCAAATGCAATGTCTTTGTTTACAGTAGAGAGCAAAAACGAGTGACAGGTGTGTGTGAAAGAAgacagaaagagaagagaagaagaagatgagaagCTCAGTCAAGAGAgataggtagagagagagagaggaaatggaCAAGGAATAAAATTagctgctgcagcagcagcagcaatggaGATGGAAGAGTGGTGTAGAAAGCCCGGCTGGACTCTGAGAAGGGGAGAAGAGTGGAAAAGCTTAGAATGTCTGGTTCAGATGATGCAGAAACAACACACACAGACAAACCATAGTTGGCTTGCATATTGCCATGCTTTTCACATAGGAAAAGTTAAATGCCTTACAATTGTAGGTGAGAAGTCACagctgcagagagagagagagagagagagagaggcaagacTGAGGTGGTCgaatctctctctgtctctgtgcATAATTCATGTGGTCTGCCATGGTCATCTCCTCCATCTTTTCTAATGCAACTCTCTCTTAAACCATGTTCAAATGCTGTCATTTATAACAAGCCAAATAGAGCCTCATCATCCATCACATCCTCTTTATGCATACCATTGCATCCAACCTTGTAACAACTCCACTTGATCAACACATCATAGGAACACTTAGATATCCACTTAAATCTTCCACAAAGAGCTTTCATAGAACTCTCTTCTTGATAGGTTGATGCAATGCATGTCACCAACCTGTTACATATACATATTCTCATGGTAATTAGTCTTTACTTTGCATGACTTCTTTGTGGTTTAAGCTATGAGAACAATCCACAATTTAGTCTCAATAATCTGTTGTAGCACATCACCTGATTGGTGAGATGAGCCAATCAAGTAGACCTCAAATGACACTGACACCTCTATAAAGGTTCAGTTGGGGGTTTCTTTGTAGGTttcaggttggtagcaaatccctgTCACAAAGAACACAATCAATGGAGGATTCAAGGAAATGTATAATTGCCCACAAATAATTGCAGTTTCATATATAAAGAGGATCCCATCTGCTCCACAACATAGTAGAATTTTAAGAAGATTGATAAAGTTCTTCATGCCATGCATAGAGACTCTTAAGCTCTTTTAAGAAGATGATATCACTTGTAGCAAAAGACTTGACTCTGATTACAGATTTCATGTGCCATCCATCATGCATGAGAATACTAAATAGTAGCAAAGTTTGACCTGAGTGTAGACCATTGCCGACACCCTGAAAACATTATCATCACCACTCATAGCTGTTCTTCTGGAAAATGCATTTGAAAATGGCTGTCCTTTGTTTAATCTATTAACATACTTGGTTATATATGATGCATCCTTCCAGAACACAGATGCTATTAGGTCAGGTATTTTTGtctgctattagatcaaatttgtaCCCCTACTCGTGAACCCCATGCATTTTTTCCCATCTAAATTGTTTCCTAGCTTTGATGGCACATAAGATTAGTAAGATTGTTGTCAATCTGCTGCAATACAAAGCAAATTTCAGATTGGACTTTGAACTGTTCATCTTCTATTTAGTCTTTTTGCACTTCAAGCAATTTCCAATGCAATATCATCTTGTTATATGATCTGTCATTAAGCTGTATGTACTCGTCAGAATGATGCCCATGCAGTTGTCAACATGATTAAGATAAATCCATTCCACTTTATACTACTCACAACCTTACTTGTTCCCTGACAGATACTTCAGCTTGGTGGACCTAAATCATTGAGGATCCTTGAGAACACACACACATGGGGTGTATATATAACAAATGTCAAGAATGAGTCACTCTGAATGATAGAAAAAGGAACTGACAGACAACATAAGCTGACTCAGTAATAACTATTGGaggcaaggaggaggaggaggaggaagaggagcaatGCATTCATGCTTCAGAGAGTATAAACTATTGCAGAAACACAAACAGTGTTGAGAACATTCCACATGGACAGTTTGTTCAGGTTTTCTTATTAATGGTTCCATACAAACAACAACTGAGCATGCAGATGCAGTCTTCCAACCACTGAGCACTTCACTGTCATGACATGAAATGAGGGTTTGCACAGGAGCAAAGAGCAAAGAGTTTGGTACTCATCATCAACCTTAACAATGTATTTAAGTTCTAAGTGCTGCTCACAGAACTTTGCTTGTTCTCCAAAGAGTAGAAGGATTCTTATGGCCGACACAAAGGCTAAAGGAGATCACTTTTTCTGTGATCTGCTACCTTTGGTCTTTTATCACATCCTTTTTTGCAGGATCACAAGAATAAGATTTCTGGGCCACTGAGCATGAagcatctgcaaggaaacaaatcTCTTCAGATGCATTGATGCTCACAAACTATGAATAAATGGCAACTTTTTCTAATGGGCAGTGTACAGTAATTGCAGCACTGTGACATGTGGATTATGACAACAGTACAAAGGAACtgctcttcctttttcctcctctttctttcttggaGGAGAACAACAAAGTCCTTCATCATTAGTTTTGCAGTCCAACCTTGATCTGATTATGTGTGGATCCATTTGTTTTGGAGTTGCTGCTGCTGGTGATGAATGTTGGTGAACTGATGGTGCTGTGGCCGAGGATTCAATACGATTTGGTCTAAGGGTCGATATCGAGAGTTCTCGATTGATTGGAAGAAATGTTGGAGCTAGCTGGATCGAAGGTCGAGACATCGTCTTCTGCGAGGGTGTCTCTTGGTTGGTAGGTAGAAGTGTTGAAGCCGACTGTATCAGGAGGTCGAGACAATGATGTCATCTCTTGTCAAGGTATCTCTCGGTCGAGATGGCGGAGACTCCGGGGGGTGGTCGAGCTCCTGCACAAAGGCCTTCGTCGGGGGGTTTTCGATTTTGGCCCCtcgtagattaagttaatggttgCTTTTGCCTCTCCTTTTTTCTATCTCCTAGATAGATGTCGGTCATGGGCTTTTATACGGTTGCGCGAGGATCGATCATACGTGAATTTAGCATGGCGACTGATCCTCGAGCGACGAGATGGTATCGTTGTTCGACCATTGCCTGGTATGTACGGAACGGTGTCATACGATGTTATCCTAAGCTTTCCGAGACAGGACTTACCGCGGGGGTGTCTCCCTATACGGGTCTCGGCTCGACGTGAGGGAGCGCCCCTCATACTGACTTGGCGTGGGTGTGATGTAATGTGGATCATGACGTGGTTGGAATCCAAAATATGTCTTATTAATGGAGATGATTTAGAGCtagctagaaaaaaaaaagattacattTTTTGGATGCAAGCACACCCTGTTCTTTATTAGGTAGGATAAGGTTATATGCTCTGCTGCATGCAGGAACTGGTTCTTATCATCTTACACCTGTTTGATTCATTTCATCTCCACAGGATTCTTGCCGGTCTTGTTGTTCTATGATGGCCCCAAACTTCAAAACTACAAGTTGACTTCCCTTATTAAAGCTTGTAAATATATTAGATAATTTTCAGGTGATTTAAGTTTTATGGATTATCGTTCatccaataaaaatatatttataatggtATGAAAGCATATCATAAGTTCAGATGAGGTTATTGATCATCTAATCAAAATCTTTATTAGATATTTAGTGTTATATATTAGATAGTAATTGGGGGAAAATATACTATTTCCGACAACCTACCTACCTTGGGAAGAAGCTGCGTCATGAGTGGAGCCCACCGGGACCCTGCTGTTTCTTCCGATATAAAAGTAGGTATGGAACGGGTATCTGATCGCATCTTTGCTTTCGATTGTTATGGTGCAGGGCGGACGGTCATAGTCTACTCGTACTGGGAAGAAGACACTGAGTGATAACTGGGGCCCATCTGTCTCGTCGGCTTCGTCC
Proteins encoded:
- the LOC135617837 gene encoding formin-like protein 1 translates to MPSVPSTSSSATPAATSPPVPMHSRRALHVPFFPLPSTPPAESPSGFPKYPSSATPFFPFYPSTPPPPPPPPTPASGHPTFPANISSLTFPGSRSAPPPRHSSAVVAAVLLPLLALGLLAAAAVLFLRRRRRRLLRGHYSDKDDARSDSDRLFPADSAASDGGDPKLSPSAAASSEFLYPGTLVDARRGVYGEDGGHLAADPLSGSLDPKLGSPELLPLPPLPRQFRHGHEKGEMGGSSSEEFYSPRLSSTEKGSSGRLAGERLSSSRRTYPAAVEKCGSRNSTLSTPSYPSSIVASSPPSSPVASSCRAGSSPGHSSGRSLKSRSERSRAESLVFASPPPPPPPPPPPPLRPLTPSPPKRKPPSPSPPSSPAQKESERKVEISDLAGQSLRPSMTAGHFSGNPFVVSKQPGIPQRQPPPPPPPPPPPPPVGYWESQVRKPQGKHLPVGVKTSSAVDYTTYPRENSDEMEKTEDTPRPKLKPLHWDKVQASSNRAMVWDQLKSSSFQVNEEMIETLFISKATNAKPKETTKWQVLPLPTQENKVLDPKKSQNIAILLRALNVTKEEVCEALLEGNADSLGTELLETLLKMAPSKEEEHKLKEYKDDSPFKLGPAEKFLKALLDVPFAFKRLDAMLYIANFDSEVNFLKKSFETLEAACEELRSSRLFIKLLEAVLKTGNRMNVGTNRGDAHAFKLDTLLKLVDVKGTDGKTTLLHFVVQEIIRAEGSRLSATDNSAAKTQTNTLQDGLECRKLGLRVVAGLGGELSNVKKAAAMDSDILSSYVSKLAGGIGKINEVLRLNKASDSKDDSQRFHDAMDRFLTRAEDDIIKVQAQESVALSLVKEITEYFHGNSAKEEAHPFRIFMVVRDFLAVLDRVCKEVGRINERTIISLAQQFPVPVNPTLPPVFPRFHALRPEGSDEDEISLSS